The window CAACATCCTCTACGACCGCTCGGTGTCCATCCGCGCCTCGGTCGGCGAGGTCCAGTTCACGCTCCTGCTGGCGATCGCGCTCGTGGTGTTGGTGATCTTCCTCTTCCTGCGAAACGTCTCGGCGACGATCATCCCGAGCCTGGCCCTGCCGATGTCCATCATCGGCACCTTTGCCGGCATGTACGCGCTCGGCTACACGATCGACAACCTCTCGCTCATGGCGCTGACGCTGTGCGTGGGGTTCGTCGTGGACGACGCCATCGTGGTGCTCGAGAACATCGTCCGGCACATGGAGCATGGGATGGCCCGCATGCAGGCGGCGCTCCTGGGCGCGCGCGAGATCGGCTTCACCATCATCTCGATGACGCTGTCGCTGGCGGCCGTGTTCATCCCGGTGCTCTTCATGGGCGGCGTGGTCGGCCGCCTGCTCCACGAGTTCGCCTCCGTCATCGCCATCGCGGTTCTGGTCTCGGGCGTCGTGTCGCTGACGCCGACGCCGATGCTCTGCAGCCGCTTTCTTAAGCCGCCGGCCGCCTCGCACGGAAGGATCTACCGCGCCTCCGAGCGCGTCTTCGACGGCATGCTCACCACCTACCGGTGGACGCTGGAGGCGGTGCTCCGCCACCCGCAGGCGACGGTCGGCGTCTTCGTGGCGACGATCGCGGGGACGGCGTTGCTCTTCGTGGGCATCCCGTGGACGTCTTTCAATGGCGTCCCGAAGGGCTTCATCCCCGACGAGGACACGGGGCAGATCTTCGCCTTCACGGAAGGCGCGCAGGATATCTCCTTCGACAGCATGATGGCGCACCAGCGGGAAGCCGCCGCCATCGTGTTGAAGCAGCCGTACGTCTCCTCCTTCATGTCGTCGATCGGGGCCAGCAACACGAGCGTCGTGCCGAACACGGGGCGGTTCTTCATCCGCCTCAAGCCGCGCGCGGAGCGGCCCGGCGTGGACGAGATCATCCAGGAGCTGCGCGCCAAGCTCACCGGCATCCCCGGTTTCACCGTGTACCCGCAGAAGCTGCCGACGATACGGATCGGCGGCAACCTGACCAAGGCCGCCTACCAGTACACGCTCCAGGACGCCGACGCGGCCGACCTCTACAAGTGGGCGCCGGTGCTCCTCGACAAGGTCCGCGGGCTGCCGGGCTTCCTCGACGTCAACTCGGACCTGCAGGTGACGAGCCCGCAGGTGCTGGTCGAGATCGACCGCGACCGCGCCTCG is drawn from Candidatus Methylomirabilota bacterium and contains these coding sequences:
- a CDS encoding efflux RND transporter permease subunit, which codes for AYRPLIVAYRNGSPIRLEQLGAVLDSVQTDKVASWYNDERSVILAIQRQPGTNTIEVVDSIKKILPSFQAQLPASINLNILYDRSVSIRASVGEVQFTLLLAIALVVLVIFLFLRNVSATIIPSLALPMSIIGTFAGMYALGYTIDNLSLMALTLCVGFVVDDAIVVLENIVRHMEHGMARMQAALLGAREIGFTIISMTLSLAAVFIPVLFMGGVVGRLLHEFASVIAIAVLVSGVVSLTPTPMLCSRFLKPPAASHGRIYRASERVFDGMLTTYRWTLEAVLRHPQATVGVFVATIAGTALLFVGIPWTSFNGVPKGFIPDEDTGQIFAFTEGAQDISFDSMMAHQREAAAIVLKQPYVSSFMSSIGASNTSVVPNTGRFFIRLKPRAERPGVDEIIQELRAKLTGIPGFTVYPQKLPTIRIGGNLTKAAYQYTLQDADAADLYKWAPVLLDKVRGLPGFLDVNSDLQVTSPQVLVEIDRDRASAMGVTASQIEAALNNAYGAPQVSTIYTPTNQYWVMMELLPRFKDDPDALGMLYIRSTSGKLVPLSAVAKLTRSVGPLTVNHLGQLPAVTISFNLKPGVPLGDAVAEIRGLEGGLRLPATLTTTFQGTAQAFQASVKGLGLLLLAAVLVIYLILGILYESFIHPLTILSGLPSAAMGALLTLLIFHEELNLYGFVGIIMLVGIVKKNAIMMIDFAIVAQREGKSPREAIFQGCLLRFRPIMMTTMAALMATLPIAVGVGAGSDARRTLGLSVVGGLILSQLLTLYITPVIYLQLESLRERVGGWRDLWRRMRPAGPGALQLPSSGAAGK